A part of Paraliobacillus zengyii genomic DNA contains:
- a CDS encoding Bcr/CflA family multidrug efflux MFS transporter produces MDTLTKTKRLQIALLLGSLSLLGPFTIDTYLPSFPTIVGDLNTTASLVQLSLTTCLLGLGAGQLIIGPMSDVIGRRKPLLIFLSLYLLASLVCSVAPNIYALLASRFVQGFAAAGGLVISRAIVRDLYSGRELTKFFATLMLVGNLGPIIAPIAGGAILTFANWKVVFLFLAFVSLILIVVVSFKLEETLPAEKRIPSNFRNVVGNFGTLLKDSEFTGYAFAQGFTMAGIFAYVSGISFVYQNIYGVSPQVFSLLFGVNGLGLIVGTQIVGRVSVISERAFLKIGLAISNSAAVLLLIALLLKAPLIAVAIPIFFFVTSISIIATSAFSLAMETKGHMAGSASALLGVLPFLLGSLTAPLVGIAGENSAIPMGVVILSASLLAFLSYFILVRKTPFKVNSTEQMVKNNL; encoded by the coding sequence TTGGATACATTAACAAAGACGAAACGTTTACAGATAGCTTTATTGTTGGGATCGCTTTCTTTACTGGGTCCTTTCACAATAGATACATATTTACCGTCCTTTCCAACTATTGTAGGAGACTTAAATACAACTGCTTCTTTAGTGCAATTAAGTTTAACGACGTGTCTTTTAGGACTAGGCGCGGGACAATTGATTATTGGACCAATGAGTGATGTGATAGGTCGTCGTAAACCATTGCTTATTTTTCTAAGCTTGTATTTGCTTGCATCATTAGTTTGTTCTGTAGCACCTAATATCTATGCGTTGCTTGCTTCTCGTTTCGTGCAAGGCTTTGCAGCTGCAGGTGGACTTGTTATTTCAAGAGCAATCGTTAGGGATCTCTATAGTGGAAGGGAACTTACGAAATTTTTTGCTACATTGATGTTAGTCGGAAATCTTGGTCCAATTATTGCACCAATAGCAGGTGGTGCTATACTTACTTTTGCTAATTGGAAAGTGGTCTTTCTTTTCTTGGCTTTCGTTAGTTTGATTTTAATAGTAGTTGTTTCTTTCAAGCTCGAAGAAACATTACCAGCGGAAAAGCGTATACCAAGTAATTTTAGAAATGTAGTTGGTAATTTTGGCACCTTATTAAAGGATAGTGAATTTACAGGTTACGCATTTGCGCAAGGTTTTACGATGGCTGGAATCTTCGCATATGTATCTGGGATTTCTTTTGTTTATCAAAATATCTATGGTGTTTCGCCACAAGTATTCAGTTTGTTATTTGGTGTAAATGGTTTGGGTCTAATCGTAGGTACGCAAATTGTTGGTCGAGTTTCAGTTATTTCTGAGCGCGCTTTTTTGAAAATTGGTTTAGCTATTTCTAATTCTGCAGCTGTTTTATTGCTGATCGCTCTACTATTAAAAGCACCATTAATAGCTGTTGCCATTCCTATTTTCTTTTTCGTAACCTCGATCAGCATTATTGCAACGTCTGCTTTTTCTTTGGCTATGGAAACGAAAGGGCATATGGCGGGAAGTGCATCTGCATTACTCGGTGTACTGCCATTTTTACTAGGATCGTTAACTGCTCCACTAGTGGGAATAGCCGGAGAAAATTCAGCAATTCCAATGGGGGTTGTTATCTTGTCGGCAAGCTTGCTAGCATTTTTATCGTATTTTATATTAGTCCGAAAAACGCCATTCAAAGTAAATAGTACAGAACAAATGGTTAAAAATAACTTATAG
- a CDS encoding DsbA family oxidoreductase: protein MGKKHLEDALKKIDHPIEVTYRSFELDPTSERDIKENMYEMLAKKYGMTIEQAKANSQNMVKMAKEAGLDYHLDTLILTNTFDAHRLAVFAKKHGLMKEMTERILHAYFTESKHIGDHNTLTELAVEVGLDRELVTNMLASDEMKVEVRADEQQATAYGINGVPFFLIENKYALNGAQPTEAFVQAIEKVIAENES, encoded by the coding sequence ATTGGCAAAAAGCATCTGGAGGATGCTCTTAAAAAAATTGATCACCCAATTGAAGTAACTTATAGAAGTTTCGAGTTGGATCCAACATCGGAACGAGATATAAAAGAAAATATGTATGAAATGTTAGCGAAAAAATATGGAATGACTATAGAGCAGGCAAAAGCAAACAGTCAGAACATGGTTAAGATGGCAAAAGAAGCTGGTTTGGATTACCATTTAGATACACTGATTTTAACCAATACGTTTGATGCCCATCGACTGGCTGTCTTCGCTAAAAAACATGGTTTGATGAAGGAAATGACTGAGAGAATATTGCATGCTTATTTTACAGAATCAAAACACATTGGTGACCATAATACATTAACAGAATTAGCTGTTGAAGTTGGATTGGATCGAGAATTAGTGACCAATATGCTTGCTAGTGATGAGATGAAGGTAGAAGTACGTGCAGACGAGCAACAAGCAACTGCATATGGCATTAATGGTGTGCCTTTTTTCTTAATTGAAAATAAGTATGCCCTTAATGGCGCGCAGCCTACAGAGGCGTTTGTACAAGCAATTGAAAAAGTAATAGCAGAGAACGAATCATAA
- a CDS encoding DUF2975 domain-containing protein, producing the protein MNRGSTIFLKISIFVIGIPVLALCSFLLPKIAMEAIEQAQNGEGLGYVVLGILIIMYGSAIPFYIALYQGLLLLSYIDKNQAFSALSVSALRKIKKSAKLIFGLYVMALPLIFIIAEWDDAPGLVLFGMVIAGASLIVAVFVATLQRLLQQAINIKSENDLTV; encoded by the coding sequence ATGAATCGAGGATCAACAATTTTTTTAAAGATATCTATTTTTGTGATTGGAATTCCAGTGCTCGCTTTGTGTAGCTTTTTATTGCCAAAGATAGCAATGGAAGCCATCGAACAGGCGCAAAACGGGGAAGGATTAGGGTATGTTGTATTAGGCATTTTAATTATTATGTATGGATCGGCAATACCATTTTATATTGCGTTGTATCAAGGTTTGCTGCTTTTAAGTTACATTGACAAGAACCAGGCTTTCTCAGCATTATCAGTGAGCGCGCTGCGGAAGATAAAAAAATCTGCCAAACTAATTTTTGGTTTGTATGTAATGGCTTTACCATTGATTTTTATCATAGCGGAGTGGGACGATGCACCTGGCCTCGTATTGTTCGGGATGGTTATTGCTGGTGCTTCGCTGATTGTCGCAGTATTTGTTGCCACGCTTCAAAGACTCCTGCAGCAAGCGATCAACATAAAATCCGAAAATGATTTAACAGTCTGA
- a CDS encoding helix-turn-helix domain-containing protein has translation MIIINIDVMLAKRKMSVTELSERVGITMANLSILKNGKAKAVRLSTLEAICKSLDCQPGDILEYRSDDEDQDLA, from the coding sequence ATGATTATAATCAATATTGACGTGATGCTGGCAAAAAGGAAGATGAGCGTAACAGAGCTTTCTGAGAGAGTTGGGATAACGATGGCTAACCTTTCTATTTTAAAAAATGGTAAAGCAAAAGCGGTTCGATTATCAACGCTGGAGGCAATTTGTAAGTCACTAGATTGCCAACCAGGGGACATTTTAGAATACAGAAGTGACGATGAAGATCAGGATCTGGCGTAA
- a CDS encoding isoprenyl transferase — translation MHMKIPFLTKKDEETNFYYTEAQTPDHIAIIMDGNGRWASNRGLPRFAGHKEGLSVVVKVVKAAVKCKVKVLTLYTFSTENWKRPKPEVDFILKLPKEFMHVYLPEIKSNNVRIEVIGNMEGLPISTREALQYAIDSTKDNDGLQLNLALNYGSKHELLQAMKGMFADLLDEKLSLDEVDEQHFSTYLDTAGIPNPDLLIRTGGEKRLSNFLLWQMAYTEFCFTDVLWPDFSEKEFRLALEEYQLRKRRFGGLA, via the coding sequence ATCCATATGAAAATTCCTTTTTTAACGAAAAAAGATGAGGAAACAAATTTTTATTATACAGAAGCACAAACACCGGACCATATCGCGATCATTATGGACGGAAACGGGCGCTGGGCTAGTAATAGAGGGTTGCCAAGGTTTGCTGGCCATAAAGAAGGATTATCTGTTGTTGTAAAAGTGGTCAAGGCAGCTGTCAAATGCAAGGTCAAGGTGTTGACACTATATACGTTTTCCACGGAAAATTGGAAGCGTCCAAAGCCTGAGGTCGACTTTATATTGAAGCTTCCCAAAGAGTTCATGCATGTTTATCTGCCAGAGATTAAATCCAATAATGTACGTATTGAGGTTATCGGTAATATGGAAGGTCTTCCAATTTCTACACGTGAAGCGCTACAATATGCGATTGACTCTACGAAAGATAACGACGGCCTTCAGCTGAATCTCGCCCTTAATTATGGAAGTAAACATGAATTACTGCAGGCGATGAAAGGTATGTTTGCTGATCTACTCGATGAGAAATTGTCTCTTGATGAAGTAGACGAACAACATTTTTCAACGTATCTAGATACAGCTGGTATTCCAAATCCAGACCTACTTATTCGAACTGGTGGAGAAAAGCGCCTGAGCAATTTCCTATTATGGCAGATGGCCTACACGGAGTTCTGTTTCACTGATGTGCTATGGCCAGACTTTTCCGAAAAGGAATTTAGACTTGCCCTGGAAGAATACCAGCTACGAAAAAGAAGATTTGGTGGATTAGCATGA
- a CDS encoding nuclease-related domain-containing protein: protein MFKFFKKKKQVEKKSVQTKKQNPKKKKSPTNRSNEELAAVKGEIGEHKIDIQLAQMPKEYRYVNDLMIKNSKSKSGYSQIDHVVLTPYGIFVIETKNYQGTIYGGKDRKTWLVNGKFKFMNPFNQNYGHIKALLQVAGVKHKDLIISMVSFTKRCTFKVGLELRKITSNNLIVYDIELSEFIYRKVNVQKITHKKPLLTDEQIDRIYQSLLDVNITDQSIRAQHNEAIKAVTSNVTKTAASTSTCVVCDKAVTEKVKQYCLDNERFKGKVYCYEHQKSL, encoded by the coding sequence ATGTTTAAATTTTTCAAGAAAAAGAAGCAAGTAGAAAAAAAGTCTGTACAAACAAAGAAGCAAAATCCAAAGAAAAAGAAATCACCAACAAATAGAAGTAATGAGGAACTTGCTGCGGTTAAAGGCGAGATTGGCGAACATAAGATTGATATTCAGCTGGCTCAGATGCCGAAAGAATATCGGTATGTAAATGATCTTATGATTAAGAATTCTAAATCAAAGTCTGGTTATTCTCAAATAGATCATGTAGTGCTCACGCCTTACGGAATTTTCGTAATTGAGACAAAAAATTATCAAGGAACAATTTATGGTGGAAAAGATAGAAAGACATGGCTTGTAAATGGGAAGTTTAAGTTCATGAATCCTTTTAATCAGAATTATGGACATATTAAAGCGTTACTGCAGGTAGCGGGTGTGAAGCATAAGGATCTTATTATTTCGATGGTGTCGTTCACAAAACGCTGCACGTTTAAAGTAGGGCTGGAATTGCGCAAGATTACTTCTAATAATTTGATTGTTTATGATATTGAATTATCGGAATTTATCTATAGAAAAGTGAATGTCCAAAAGATTACACATAAAAAGCCACTTTTGACAGATGAGCAGATCGATCGAATTTATCAAAGTTTACTAGATGTAAACATTACAGATCAATCGATTCGCGCACAGCATAATGAAGCGATAAAGGCTGTGACCTCTAACGTTACTAAAACCGCTGCTTCAACAAGTACGTGTGTTGTATGTGATAAAGCTGTTACCGAAAAGGTGAAACAGTATTGTTTAGACAATGAACGCTTTAAAGGAAAAGTGTATTGTTACGAACATCAGAAAAGTTTGTAG
- a CDS encoding putative holin-like toxin, with product MYESFMVLFGFGTFLLALLALIVTLINRK from the coding sequence ATGTATGAAAGTTTTATGGTGTTGTTTGGCTTTGGCACCTTCTTGCTTGCACTACTCGCATTGATCGTAACGTTGATCAATAGAAAATAG
- a CDS encoding putative holin-like toxin, with amino-acid sequence MYESFRLLFGFGIFLIALLALIVTINRKYTSLFTHK; translated from the coding sequence ATGTATGAAAGTTTTAGGCTGCTGTTTGGTTTTGGCATCTTCTTGATTGCACTACTCGCATTGATCGTAACGATCAATAGAAAATATACCTCCCTATTTACCCACAAGTGA
- a CDS encoding HIT family protein: MDCLGCNLANKLEQAYVVLEDNYVCCFLDHDPYNEGHILILPKNHIRYYDELDDNTANSIMKSAKIITKVMKELYKPDGITICQNGGIFDELTHFHMHVVPRYEEQNFAEFFTEKAEKIAVSGNSLSTTRRNIIEAINSL; the protein is encoded by the coding sequence GTGGACTGTTTAGGTTGTAATTTAGCAAATAAACTGGAACAAGCCTATGTAGTATTAGAGGATAACTATGTTTGTTGTTTCTTGGACCATGACCCTTACAATGAAGGACATATTTTAATTTTACCTAAAAATCATATAAGATACTATGATGAACTTGACGATAATACAGCAAATTCAATAATGAAGTCTGCGAAAATTATCACTAAGGTAATGAAGGAACTTTATAAACCTGATGGTATTACTATATGTCAAAATGGTGGGATTTTTGATGAATTAACCCATTTCCATATGCATGTTGTTCCAAGATACGAAGAGCAAAATTTCGCAGAATTTTTTACTGAAAAAGCTGAAAAAATAGCAGTGAGTGGTAATAGTTTATCCACTACCAGAAGGAATATAATCGAAGCGATAAATAGTCTTTAG
- a CDS encoding DUF4183 domain-containing protein: MESIQKNKHYITVPRVYDTVKTITKHNINLKFSPLKRKVETYQYNAYSDGVKKVYKNSDEITKYGDKGILNPEDVSYINLFINGVLQAPVNYQIEAGKLILKTEDIPIKRSLIIIQFITVY; the protein is encoded by the coding sequence GTGGAATCAATTCAAAAGAATAAACACTATATAACTGTTCCACGAGTCTATGATACAGTTAAAACAATAACCAAACACAATATTAATTTAAAATTTTCACCTTTGAAACGAAAAGTGGAGACTTATCAATACAATGCATATTCAGATGGTGTTAAAAAAGTATATAAGAATAGTGATGAGATTACCAAATATGGAGATAAAGGTATCTTAAATCCAGAAGATGTTTCTTATATTAACTTATTCATTAACGGGGTTCTTCAAGCACCAGTAAATTATCAAATTGAAGCAGGGAAATTGATACTAAAAACAGAAGATATACCTATTAAAAGATCCTTAATTATTATACAATTCATCACCGTTTATTAA
- a CDS encoding DUF4183 domain-containing protein: MALQLMKLAITASTDVTVEPSPERFFYVTDSETAADATLSIDAADFFGDDGSEVTELPELATDNSYFNVYINGVLQMQGNATYTPGATGTGSLDFTVPTGADPILTNSPVVIEVINYTPSTTTDVAT, translated from the coding sequence TTGGCCTTACAACTAATGAAACTCGCAATAACAGCCTCAACAGATGTAACTGTTGAACCATCACCTGAAAGATTTTTTTATGTGACGGATTCTGAAACCGCTGCTGATGCAACTTTATCTATCGATGCAGCAGACTTTTTTGGAGATGATGGTTCGGAAGTAACTGAATTACCTGAACTAGCAACTGATAACAGTTATTTTAACGTTTATATCAATGGTGTCTTGCAAATGCAGGGGAATGCAACTTATACACCAGGTGCTACCGGAACTGGTTCACTTGATTTCACCGTCCCAACAGGTGCTGATCCAATCTTAACTAATTCACCAGTTGTAATCGAAGTAATAAATTATACTCCAAGTACAACTACAGATGTTGCAACATAA
- a CDS encoding GNAT family N-acetyltransferase, which produces MINIMKADISHVSGIAKVCSDGYWETYRDIRSEAYIKRIIKEFYNHKRIINEVTETSRDWGGYFVAMEDNEVVGAIGGGMTNDTIGEVFVLYLNPNRRNEGIGMMLLDALTEQQKEVFHATEQWVSVAKGNQKGIPFYEAKGFIFKNEQYGYGNLEEEKYITLRYCRQI; this is translated from the coding sequence ATGATAAATATAATGAAGGCAGATATAAGTCACGTATCTGGTATTGCAAAAGTTTGTAGTGATGGATATTGGGAAACCTATAGAGATATTCGTAGTGAAGCATATATTAAAAGAATCATAAAAGAGTTCTATAATCATAAAAGAATAATAAATGAAGTTACTGAAACGAGCAGAGATTGGGGCGGCTACTTCGTTGCTATGGAAGATAACGAAGTAGTTGGTGCAATTGGTGGAGGAATGACTAACGATACGATTGGGGAAGTATTTGTTCTATACCTAAATCCTAATAGACGTAACGAAGGGATTGGCATGATGTTATTAGATGCCCTAACAGAGCAACAAAAAGAAGTGTTTCATGCAACTGAACAATGGGTGTCTGTGGCGAAGGGAAACCAAAAAGGAATTCCATTCTATGAAGCAAAAGGCTTTATTTTCAAAAATGAACAGTACGGATATGGTAATCTAGAGGAAGAAAAATATATAACCCTAAGATATTGTCGTCAAATATGA
- a CDS encoding Cof-type HAD-IIB family hydrolase gives MRNVIFMDIDGTLVNENGVIPESAKLAVREARKNGHLVFICTGRSKAELFLEILEIGFDGIIGAAGGYIEVDEEVILHERLKTEDVKHLIKFFNQHEIDFYLESNGGLFASKNCKKRIRSIIEKTLKENHEAKQEVEKGIQPFHDALIEGEDLLREDINKISFLGSDVPIEIISEEFGSKFTIIPSTVPVFGENSGELSIPGIHKATAIEKLLEHLKIDKKDTFAYGDGLNDIEMLEFVQYGIAMGNAKDAVKKIANDITDTHNEGGIYNSFKKYALV, from the coding sequence ATGAGAAATGTTATTTTTATGGATATTGATGGAACACTTGTTAATGAAAATGGTGTAATACCAGAATCGGCTAAGCTTGCAGTTCGAGAGGCAAGAAAAAATGGACATTTAGTCTTTATCTGTACAGGTCGTTCTAAAGCTGAACTATTTCTTGAAATATTAGAGATAGGCTTTGATGGTATTATTGGTGCTGCGGGAGGCTATATTGAAGTTGATGAAGAAGTTATATTGCATGAAAGACTGAAGACAGAGGATGTAAAGCATCTTATAAAGTTTTTTAACCAACATGAAATTGATTTTTATTTAGAATCAAATGGTGGGTTATTTGCAAGTAAAAACTGTAAAAAGCGAATTCGTTCCATTATTGAAAAAACGCTTAAGGAAAATCATGAGGCGAAACAAGAAGTTGAGAAAGGGATACAGCCTTTTCATGATGCCCTTATAGAAGGCGAAGACTTACTAAGAGAAGATATTAATAAAATCTCCTTTTTAGGGTCTGATGTACCTATTGAGATAATCAGCGAGGAATTCGGCTCGAAATTCACTATTATTCCTAGCACAGTTCCTGTATTTGGTGAAAATAGTGGTGAACTATCTATTCCAGGCATTCACAAGGCAACAGCGATTGAAAAGCTTCTTGAGCATTTAAAAATTGATAAAAAAGATACTTTCGCATATGGGGATGGATTAAACGATATAGAAATGCTTGAATTTGTTCAATATGGTATTGCAATGGGAAATGCAAAAGATGCTGTTAAAAAAATTGCCAACGATATTACTGATACACACAATGAGGGTGGCATTTATAATAGTTTTAAAAAATATGCCCTGGTTTAA
- a CDS encoding MOSC domain-containing protein, which translates to MLIGHMKEIVRHPIKSFRGESVKQSKIMAYGLYGDRSHTYVDETKNGNFLTITKFQEMVRYRARFVGEESMDAYPKVEITTPEGKVFDWEDQALIKEMEDKSNRRISTKKYTPVDVPIGPIAVEHVLLATDASLNKLNELWGKDEIDLRRFRPNLFISLKEKKPFIEEEWIGRRIKIGNEVEMEFVGHCKRCMIITVDPDNSERDASLHKTVIKENNNNFGVYASVIKTGDIHVDDEIHLLD; encoded by the coding sequence GTGTTAATCGGTCATATGAAAGAAATTGTGCGTCATCCGATAAAATCTTTTCGTGGAGAAAGTGTCAAACAATCTAAGATAATGGCTTATGGTTTGTACGGAGACCGTAGTCACACTTATGTAGATGAAACAAAGAATGGCAATTTTTTAACCATTACAAAGTTTCAAGAAATGGTAAGATATAGGGCGCGTTTTGTGGGCGAAGAATCAATGGACGCATATCCTAAAGTTGAAATAACCACACCTGAGGGAAAGGTTTTTGATTGGGAAGATCAAGCATTAATTAAAGAAATGGAAGACAAGTCTAATCGAAGAATCTCTACTAAGAAATATACGCCAGTAGATGTACCAATTGGTCCAATTGCAGTAGAACATGTTTTACTTGCAACAGATGCGTCATTAAATAAGTTGAATGAATTATGGGGCAAAGATGAAATTGATTTGAGAAGGTTTCGTCCTAATTTATTTATTTCATTAAAGGAAAAGAAACCTTTCATTGAAGAAGAATGGATAGGCCGACGTATTAAAATAGGGAATGAAGTGGAAATGGAATTCGTTGGACATTGTAAAAGGTGCATGATCATTACTGTTGATCCTGATAATTCAGAAAGAGATGCGAGTTTACATAAAACAGTGATAAAAGAGAATAACAATAATTTTGGTGTTTATGCTTCTGTAATAAAAACAGGCGATATTCACGTTGATGATGAAATTCACCTTCTTGATTAA
- a CDS encoding glycine betaine ABC transporter substrate-binding protein: MFSWKKIGVITSLSLSLVVAGCGQEESNETTNVSEDLEYTITGIEPGAGQTETNETAIAEYESLAGWEQETSSAAAMLTALGDAIDNEEPIVVAAWSPHYMFAKYDIKYLEDPNLVFGEAEHITTIVRNGLEEDMPGAYTILDRLYWELPVLEEALLDAQEMDFDFETVAQEWVDENSEIVAEWTEGVEPVDGESIDLVLTPWDAESFTTNVAKIVFEQQGYDVNLTPVDPSIMFEAIASGDSDASLSPWMPATHGAFYEEYEGQFVDLGANVEGARIGLAVPSYMDIESIEDLEPAE; encoded by the coding sequence ATGTTTAGTTGGAAAAAGATCGGGGTTATTACTAGTTTATCTTTATCTCTTGTAGTCGCTGGGTGTGGCCAAGAGGAGTCAAATGAGACGACTAATGTAAGTGAGGATTTGGAATATACAATTACTGGTATTGAACCAGGTGCAGGACAAACAGAGACAAATGAGACGGCTATAGCTGAATATGAAAGTCTTGCTGGCTGGGAACAAGAAACGTCTTCAGCAGCTGCTATGCTAACAGCTTTAGGTGATGCGATTGATAACGAAGAACCCATTGTTGTCGCTGCATGGTCACCTCACTATATGTTTGCTAAATACGATATAAAGTATTTAGAAGATCCTAATCTTGTCTTCGGTGAGGCAGAACACATTACAACAATCGTAAGGAATGGCTTGGAAGAAGACATGCCTGGTGCGTATACGATTCTTGATAGACTATACTGGGAACTACCAGTATTAGAAGAAGCCTTACTTGATGCACAAGAAATGGACTTTGATTTTGAAACAGTAGCCCAAGAATGGGTCGATGAGAATTCCGAAATAGTTGCAGAATGGACAGAAGGGGTAGAACCTGTTGATGGTGAGTCAATTGATTTAGTTTTAACTCCTTGGGATGCAGAAAGCTTCACGACGAATGTAGCTAAAATTGTATTTGAACAACAAGGTTACGATGTTAATCTTACACCAGTTGATCCATCTATTATGTTTGAAGCAATCGCATCAGGTGATTCCGACGCTTCTCTTTCTCCATGGATGCCTGCAACACATGGTGCATTCTATGAAGAGTATGAAGGTCAATTTGTAGACTTAGGTGCAAACGTGGAAGGCGCTCGAATCGGTTTAGCTGTACCAAGCTATATGGATATTGAATCGATTGAAGATCTTGAACCTGCAGAGTAA
- a CDS encoding DUF3231 family protein: protein MEEKKKQIRLTSAELGQLWAQYLNDSSSICMLTYFLEKAEDTEIKPVIKHALELSEGHIKKLTAIFIEEKNTIPHGFKVEEDVDLNAPRLYTDSYVLNFIHNMAKISLTTYSAGLSVAVRADITDYYKECLEETIGLYKMAKDLLLAKGLYYRAPYFQNLDRVEYVKKQKFVWDMFGEKRPLIALEAANLYSNLQRNALGAATLIGFSQVAQDKDVKQFLIRGLEIANQHVKSFAKKLEESYLTVPMTWVTETTNSTTYAFSDKLMMFYTSALIALSVGYYGTGVAQSPRVDLGIMYNKLSLQIQLYSEDASNILIKNRWLEQPPMASDRDELARKNNQSI from the coding sequence ATGGAAGAAAAGAAAAAACAGATAAGATTAACTTCTGCAGAATTAGGACAACTTTGGGCTCAGTACTTAAATGATAGTTCGAGTATATGTATGCTTACCTATTTTTTAGAAAAGGCTGAGGATACAGAGATTAAACCTGTAATTAAACATGCTTTAGAATTATCTGAAGGACATATTAAAAAATTAACAGCTATATTTATTGAAGAAAAAAATACAATTCCTCATGGTTTTAAGGTGGAGGAAGATGTTGATTTAAATGCTCCTAGATTATATACAGATAGTTATGTTTTAAATTTCATTCATAATATGGCTAAGATTTCCCTAACTACCTATTCAGCCGGTTTATCTGTAGCTGTAAGAGCAGATATAACTGATTATTATAAAGAATGTCTTGAAGAAACCATCGGATTATACAAAATGGCTAAGGATTTATTATTAGCAAAAGGACTATATTATCGAGCTCCATATTTCCAAAATTTAGACCGTGTTGAATATGTTAAAAAGCAAAAATTTGTTTGGGATATGTTTGGGGAGAAAAGACCACTAATAGCATTAGAAGCAGCTAATTTATATTCTAATCTCCAAAGAAATGCATTAGGAGCAGCTACTTTAATCGGGTTTAGTCAAGTGGCTCAAGACAAGGATGTTAAACAGTTTTTGATAAGAGGCTTAGAGATTGCAAACCAACATGTTAAATCATTTGCAAAAAAATTAGAAGAAAGCTACTTAACTGTTCCAATGACTTGGGTAACAGAAACAACAAATAGTACAACATATGCCTTTTCCGACAAACTCATGATGTTTTATACATCTGCTCTAATAGCTTTGAGTGTTGGGTACTATGGTACGGGGGTTGCCCAAAGTCCTAGAGTGGATTTAGGAATAATGTATAACAAATTATCACTACAAATTCAGCTCTACTCTGAGGATGCCTCTAATATCCTGATTAAAAATAGATGGCTTGAACAACCTCCAATGGCGTCAGACAGGGATGAGTTAGCGAGAAAGAATAATCAAAGTATTTAA
- the map gene encoding type I methionyl aminopeptidase, which yields MIAKTEEDFNGLKEIGKICGAIRDELVLSTKPGITTKEIDEIAGKMFAKAEAQSAPKGVYDFPGYTCISINEEVAHGIPGRRTIKEGDLVNIDVSGSKNGYFADTGISFVVGQGEVILQKICDVVKEAFEAGLEKAKPGSKKSALGKAVHNVAKQHDLTVIKNLTGHGVGRSIHEAPDHIFNYFSRWDDEILRDGMVIAFEPFISTLEEEVYQSDDGWTFLTNDSHVAQYEHTIILTKEGPIITTL from the coding sequence ATGATAGCAAAGACAGAAGAAGATTTTAATGGATTAAAAGAAATTGGTAAAATATGTGGGGCAATTCGAGATGAATTAGTCCTTTCTACGAAGCCAGGCATTACTACAAAAGAAATAGATGAGATTGCTGGAAAAATGTTTGCTAAGGCAGAAGCGCAATCAGCACCAAAAGGAGTATACGATTTTCCAGGTTATACGTGCATTAGCATAAATGAAGAAGTAGCACATGGGATTCCAGGAAGACGAACAATTAAAGAAGGGGATCTTGTAAATATTGATGTTTCAGGTTCTAAAAACGGATATTTTGCAGATACTGGAATTTCCTTTGTTGTTGGGCAGGGAGAGGTGATTTTGCAGAAAATATGTGATGTTGTTAAAGAAGCATTCGAAGCTGGGCTTGAAAAGGCAAAACCAGGTTCAAAAAAAAGCGCGCTCGGAAAAGCTGTACACAACGTGGCGAAACAACATGACTTAACTGTGATAAAAAATCTTACTGGACACGGTGTTGGACGTTCGATTCATGAAGCACCAGATCATATTTTCAATTACTTCTCTCGATGGGATGACGAAATTTTAAGAGATGGAATGGTAATTGCCTTTGAACCTTTTATCTCTACATTAGAAGAGGAAGTTTACCAATCTGACGATGGATGGACCTTCCTAACAAATGACAGTCATGTGGCTCAATATGAACATACAATTATTCTAACAAAAGAAGGACCAATCATTACGACATTGTAA